The following are encoded in a window of Thermoleophilaceae bacterium genomic DNA:
- a CDS encoding FG-GAP repeat protein, with protein MSAALGRARPAYRVRELQAHNPEQRLGIRFSKAGVTVSSERSRSRFDLVGYGRAGAIRPVARVGPRAVANRVDYSRPGLDEWYANGPLGLEQGFELTARPSGGQGPLTFAMGLSSSQPVKRDGRSALLLGGGLRYGGLTVTDARGRLLRSWLTLHAGRLAIKVDDRGAPYPLRVDPFVQQVELSGPSGAPGDFFGAAVAISGDTVAVSAPGRTVNGHSQQGEVYLFVRPAGGWAAATLTAVLTASDGGANDQLGLSLGISGDAVVAGAPGNALAKGAVYVFVKPPSGWTSMTQTAKLTASDGAATEGFGTAVGISGDTIVAGPSQHTQISRKGEAYVFVKPVSGWTDMTQTAALTASDAANNDFLGVSVAISGDTIVVGASGRNSSQGAVYLYEKPDTGWGDASTESAKLLASDGAANDLFGTSVAIDGGTVVVGAPHHLVGLQDSGAAYVFVKPLFGWPPTTTQTAELTPSDGATNDKFGLWVAVWGSNAIVSSPLHQVGANPSQGAAYLYARPGAVWTDMTQTQELTSSDGAAGDLFANQGRIDGNVAVIGAGVRNGQRGAAYVFAVPPDISITSPANGATYTQGQAVTGSYACAPPGGATITACAGTVPNGAAIDTATPGAHSFSVSSSDSDGISSSQSVSYTVAPRAAPAIAGLKQSARIWREGTKLPSISKARAKKRPVGTTFSFSLNEAARLTFTFSHRVPGRRVGRKCVKPTGKNRTRPRCKRTIVAGKFTLSGHVGANRVRFQGRFSRSRRLKPGSYTLRVTARDSAGASARSRTLSFKIVK; from the coding sequence GTGTCCGCGGCGCTCGGACGGGCGCGCCCTGCCTACCGCGTGCGCGAACTGCAGGCGCACAATCCCGAGCAGCGGCTCGGCATCCGTTTCTCGAAAGCCGGCGTGACGGTCTCGTCCGAACGCAGCCGCAGCCGCTTCGACCTGGTGGGCTATGGACGCGCCGGTGCTATCCGCCCGGTCGCGCGGGTCGGCCCCCGCGCCGTGGCCAACCGGGTCGATTACTCGCGCCCCGGTCTCGACGAGTGGTACGCGAACGGGCCGCTCGGGCTCGAGCAGGGCTTCGAACTAACGGCCCGCCCGTCTGGTGGACAGGGTCCACTCACGTTCGCGATGGGGCTCTCCTCGAGTCAGCCGGTGAAGCGCGACGGCCGCTCGGCGCTGCTGCTGGGAGGCGGCCTGCGCTACGGCGGGCTCACCGTCACGGACGCGAGGGGACGGCTGCTGCGCTCGTGGCTCACGCTCCACGCGGGCCGGCTCGCCATCAAGGTGGACGACCGGGGCGCGCCGTACCCCCTCCGCGTCGACCCGTTCGTGCAGCAGGTTGAGCTCAGTGGCCCGTCCGGCGCACCGGGTGATTTCTTCGGTGCTGCGGTTGCGATCTCGGGCGATACCGTCGCCGTCTCCGCGCCGGGGCGCACCGTCAACGGCCACTCACAGCAGGGCGAGGTGTACCTGTTCGTGCGTCCGGCCGGCGGCTGGGCGGCCGCCACCCTCACCGCCGTTCTCACCGCGTCGGACGGCGGCGCGAACGATCAGCTCGGCCTTTCGCTCGGCATCTCAGGCGACGCGGTCGTGGCCGGCGCGCCGGGCAACGCCCTCGCCAAGGGAGCCGTTTACGTCTTCGTCAAGCCACCGTCGGGCTGGACGAGCATGACGCAGACCGCCAAGCTCACGGCCTCTGACGGCGCCGCCACGGAGGGATTCGGCACGGCAGTCGGCATCTCGGGGGACACCATCGTCGCCGGACCAAGCCAGCACACTCAGATCTCGCGGAAGGGCGAGGCGTATGTGTTCGTCAAGCCGGTTTCCGGCTGGACGGACATGACGCAAACGGCCGCGCTCACCGCGTCCGACGCCGCAAACAACGATTTCCTCGGAGTGTCCGTGGCGATCTCGGGCGACACGATCGTGGTCGGTGCGAGCGGCCGAAACTCGAGTCAGGGCGCCGTATACCTGTATGAAAAACCGGACACCGGTTGGGGGGATGCGAGCACCGAGAGCGCGAAGCTGCTCGCCTCGGACGGCGCCGCAAACGACCTGTTCGGCACATCTGTGGCAATAGACGGCGGCACCGTTGTGGTGGGCGCGCCCCACCACCTCGTGGGGCTCCAGGACTCCGGCGCCGCGTATGTGTTCGTGAAGCCGTTGTTCGGCTGGCCGCCGACCACGACGCAGACCGCGGAGCTCACGCCGTCCGACGGAGCCACCAACGACAAGTTCGGCCTCTGGGTGGCGGTGTGGGGAAGCAACGCCATCGTCTCCTCGCCGCTTCATCAGGTGGGCGCCAACCCCAGCCAGGGCGCGGCCTACCTCTACGCGAGGCCCGGCGCTGTGTGGACCGACATGACGCAGACCCAGGAGCTGACCTCCTCGGACGGCGCGGCGGGCGACCTGTTCGCGAACCAGGGGAGGATCGACGGCAACGTGGCCGTGATCGGAGCCGGCGTCCGCAACGGTCAGCGCGGCGCCGCCTACGTGTTTGCGGTTCCGCCGGACATCTCGATCACGAGCCCGGCGAACGGCGCCACGTACACCCAGGGCCAGGCGGTGACCGGCTCCTACGCCTGCGCTCCGCCCGGGGGCGCGACGATCACCGCGTGCGCCGGCACCGTGCCGAACGGCGCCGCCATCGACACCGCCACACCGGGCGCCCACTCGTTCAGCGTCAGCTCGAGCGACAGCGACGGGATCAGCTCATCGCAGTCCGTGAGCTACACCGTGGCGCCGCGCGCGGCGCCCGCGATTGCCGGGCTGAAGCAGAGCGCGAGGATCTGGCGCGAGGGAACGAAGCTCCCGAGCATCAGCAAGGCCAGGGCGAAGAAGCGGCCCGTCGGCACCACGTTCTCGTTCTCCCTCAACGAAGCCGCGCGGCTCACCTTCACCTTCAGCCACCGGGTGCCCGGCCGGCGGGTTGGCAGGAAGTGCGTGAAGCCCACTGGCAAGAACAGGACGAGGCCGCGCTGTAAGCGCACGATCGTGGCGGGCAAGTTCACGCTCAGCGGCCATGTGGGCGCGAACCGCGTCCGCTTCCAGGGAAGGTTCTCGCGGAGCAGGCGGCTCAAGCCGGGCAGCTACACGCTCAGGGTGACCGCACGGGATTCCGCCGGGGCGAGCGCAAGGTCGCGCACGCTCAGCTTCAAGATCGTCAAGTAG
- a CDS encoding SDR family oxidoreductase, producing MAKEPRSVSGKVVAITGGARGIGRATAKELVRAGARVAIGDLDVELARTAAEELGGAVKAYELDVTSRDSFARFLDGVEADVGPLDVLINNAGIMPLGAFLEETDASAQRQFDINVHGTIFGMKEALPRMLARRGGHVVNLASVAGKGGFPHAATYCGTKHAVIGISEAVRHEVRGTGIEITCILPALVNTELGSGVEAGRAVKKLEPEEVAEAIVDALRSPRFEVFVPASTGTISKVMALLPRRGREAITHWLKADQILVQRDDSRRAAYEQRAAKSEPGQEAAEEESKPELVS from the coding sequence ATGGCCAAGGAGCCGAGGTCGGTGAGTGGGAAGGTCGTCGCGATCACGGGCGGTGCCCGTGGGATCGGCAGGGCGACCGCGAAGGAGCTCGTGCGCGCCGGCGCCCGGGTGGCGATAGGCGACCTCGACGTCGAGCTCGCCCGCACGGCCGCGGAGGAGCTGGGCGGAGCCGTGAAGGCCTACGAGCTCGACGTGACGAGCCGCGACTCGTTCGCCCGCTTCCTCGACGGCGTGGAGGCCGACGTGGGGCCGCTCGACGTCCTGATCAACAACGCGGGGATCATGCCGCTCGGCGCCTTCCTCGAGGAGACCGACGCGAGCGCCCAGCGCCAGTTCGACATCAACGTGCACGGCACGATCTTCGGCATGAAGGAAGCGCTGCCGAGGATGCTCGCGCGGCGCGGCGGGCACGTGGTGAACCTCGCATCCGTGGCCGGCAAGGGCGGCTTCCCGCATGCCGCCACCTACTGCGGCACCAAGCACGCGGTGATCGGCATCTCGGAGGCCGTGCGCCACGAGGTGCGTGGCACGGGAATCGAGATCACCTGCATCCTGCCGGCGCTCGTGAACACGGAGCTCGGCTCCGGCGTGGAGGCCGGCCGCGCGGTGAAGAAGCTCGAGCCGGAGGAGGTGGCGGAGGCCATCGTGGACGCCTTGCGCTCGCCGCGCTTCGAGGTGTTCGTGCCGGCGTCCACCGGCACCATCAGCAAGGTGATGGCGCTCCTGCCGCGCCGCGGCCGCGAGGCGATCACGCACTGGCTGAAGGCGGACCAGATCCTCGTGCAGCGCGACGACTCCCGCCGCGCGGCTTACGAGCAGCGCGCCGCGAAGAGCGAGCCGGGGCAGGAGGCCGCCGAGGAGGAGAGCAAGCCGGAGCTCGTGTCCTAG
- the nhaA gene encoding Na+/H+ antiporter NhaA: MAVEATTAAVGRFSGRTAWARNLAAPLRDYLTTETGGALALLAATLVALLWANVAPHSYESVWTTRLSITVGSSGISLDLREWVNQGLMTFFFLVVGLEAKRELALGQLRERRRVAIPFVAALGGMALPVAIFLAFNAGGRGADGWGAAMSTDTAFALGVLALVAPGGTRLRVRLLTLAVFDDLVALIVIAVAYTDHVSVVPLLVAIGAFALLFACRSAPHGSKGPIAVVLGLTLWVALQKSGIDPVIAGLATGLVTSAYAPPRAGLERVVELTRSFREQPTPELARSAQLGVASVISPNERLQYRLHPWTSFVIVPLFALANAGIHVNGDLLGRAYSSPITLGIVIGYVVGKPLGIVGSSALALRLRRFGLRRSLSWPVIAGGGVVAGIGFTVSLLISSLAFSGRDLDEAKIGVLTAALLASLGSWAAFRVIAHLPARVRARQIAATEDEIMDLAEDVDPERDHIRGAEDAPVTLVEYGDYECPYCGQAEEVVRELLVSFGDDLRYVWRHLPLNDVHANAQLAAEAAEAAAAQGAFWGMHDRLLAHQDDLSPRDLARYAEELGLDLDRFWDDLRRHTHADRIADDVASADASEVAGTPSFFINGKRHRGAYDVGTLTAAVRSARARAAAMRGAGAGAAAR, translated from the coding sequence ATGGCTGTCGAGGCAACGACTGCGGCGGTTGGCCGCTTCAGTGGGCGCACCGCGTGGGCGCGCAACCTTGCGGCACCGCTGCGCGACTACCTCACCACCGAGACCGGCGGGGCGCTGGCCCTGCTCGCGGCCACGCTCGTCGCGCTCCTGTGGGCGAACGTCGCACCGCATTCGTACGAGTCCGTCTGGACCACCAGGCTCTCGATCACGGTCGGCAGCTCCGGCATCTCGCTCGACCTGCGGGAGTGGGTGAACCAGGGCCTGATGACGTTCTTCTTCCTCGTGGTCGGGCTGGAGGCGAAACGTGAGCTCGCGCTGGGCCAGCTGCGCGAGCGCCGGCGCGTGGCGATCCCATTCGTGGCGGCGCTCGGCGGCATGGCGCTTCCGGTGGCGATCTTCCTCGCCTTCAACGCGGGCGGACGCGGCGCCGACGGCTGGGGCGCGGCAATGTCCACCGACACCGCGTTCGCGCTCGGCGTGCTCGCCCTCGTGGCGCCGGGTGGCACACGGCTGCGCGTTCGGCTGCTCACCCTCGCTGTGTTCGACGATCTCGTGGCCCTGATCGTGATCGCGGTGGCGTACACGGATCACGTGTCGGTGGTTCCGCTCCTCGTGGCCATCGGCGCCTTCGCGCTCTTGTTCGCCTGCCGCTCGGCGCCACACGGCTCCAAGGGCCCCATTGCCGTGGTGCTGGGCCTGACGCTGTGGGTGGCGTTGCAGAAGTCCGGCATCGACCCCGTGATCGCCGGCCTGGCCACCGGCCTGGTGACGAGCGCATATGCGCCTCCGCGCGCCGGGCTCGAACGGGTGGTGGAGCTCACCCGCTCGTTCCGCGAGCAGCCCACTCCCGAGCTCGCACGCAGCGCGCAGCTGGGCGTGGCGTCCGTGATCTCGCCGAACGAGCGCCTCCAGTACCGGCTCCACCCGTGGACGAGCTTCGTGATCGTGCCGCTCTTCGCTCTCGCAAACGCAGGCATCCACGTGAACGGCGACCTGCTCGGCCGCGCCTACAGCTCGCCGATCACGCTCGGCATCGTGATCGGCTACGTGGTGGGCAAGCCGCTCGGGATCGTGGGCTCATCCGCGCTGGCGCTGCGCCTGCGGCGGTTCGGCCTGCGGCGCAGCCTGAGCTGGCCGGTGATCGCGGGCGGCGGCGTGGTGGCCGGGATCGGCTTCACCGTGTCGCTGCTCATCTCGAGCCTCGCCTTCAGCGGCCGCGACCTCGACGAGGCGAAGATCGGCGTGCTCACCGCGGCGCTGCTGGCGTCGCTCGGCTCCTGGGCGGCGTTCCGCGTGATCGCGCACCTGCCCGCGCGCGTGCGTGCACGGCAGATCGCCGCCACCGAGGACGAGATCATGGACCTCGCCGAGGACGTGGACCCGGAGCGCGACCACATCCGCGGCGCCGAGGACGCGCCGGTCACGCTCGTGGAATACGGCGACTACGAGTGCCCGTATTGCGGCCAGGCAGAGGAGGTGGTGCGCGAGCTGCTCGTCTCGTTCGGGGACGACCTGCGCTACGTCTGGCGCCACCTCCCCCTCAACGACGTTCACGCGAACGCGCAGCTCGCAGCGGAGGCGGCGGAGGCGGCGGCCGCGCAGGGCGCGTTCTGGGGCATGCACGACCGGCTGCTCGCTCACCAGGACGACCTGTCCCCGCGTGATCTCGCGCGCTACGCGGAGGAGCTCGGACTCGACCTGGATCGCTTCTGGGACGACCTCCGCCGCCACACGCACGCGGACCGGATCGCAGACGACGTGGCGAGCGCCGACGCGAGCGAGGTGGCGGGCACGCCCAGCTTCTTCATCAACGGCAAGCGCCACCGGGGCGCATACGACGTGGGCACGCTCACGGCCGCCGTGCGCAGCGCACGGGCGCGGGCGGCGGCGATGCGCGGCGCCGGTGCCGGCGCCGCGGCTCGCTAG
- a CDS encoding SDR family NAD(P)-dependent oxidoreductase, protein MVAPPFDLSSRHALVTGCGSSEGIGFAAARLLGRLGARVSITSTTERIHERCAELGDAAFAFVADLSDREQALALVAAARDAEGPIDIVVNAAGMVQTGVEPAAEAPFAELPLRVLERQLDITLKTAFHVTQAVLPEMIERRHGRVLMVSSVTGPLVTAPGSSAYATAKGAMDAMMRAIAIENGRAGVTANSVAPGWIATASSEPDELEAGRHTPVGRPGTPDEVAALIAFLCSDEASYVTGQSIVVDGGNVIQEPHGIDLYGDA, encoded by the coding sequence ATGGTGGCCCCGCCATTCGACCTCTCATCCCGCCACGCCCTGGTCACGGGCTGCGGCAGTTCCGAGGGGATCGGCTTCGCGGCGGCGCGGCTGCTCGGGCGGCTCGGCGCTCGGGTGTCGATCACGTCGACCACCGAGCGGATCCACGAGCGGTGTGCCGAGCTGGGGGACGCGGCGTTTGCGTTCGTCGCGGACCTGAGCGACCGTGAGCAGGCGCTCGCGCTCGTGGCCGCGGCGCGTGACGCGGAGGGCCCGATCGACATCGTCGTTAATGCGGCGGGGATGGTGCAGACGGGCGTGGAGCCGGCGGCCGAGGCGCCGTTCGCCGAGCTGCCGCTGCGGGTGCTCGAGCGCCAGCTCGACATCACGCTCAAGACCGCGTTTCACGTGACACAGGCGGTGCTGCCCGAGATGATCGAGCGGCGCCACGGCCGAGTGCTGATGGTGTCATCGGTCACCGGGCCGCTCGTCACGGCTCCGGGGTCGAGCGCCTACGCCACCGCAAAGGGTGCGATGGACGCGATGATGCGCGCGATCGCGATCGAGAACGGGCGCGCCGGGGTGACCGCCAACTCCGTGGCTCCGGGCTGGATCGCCACGGCCTCGTCGGAGCCTGATGAGCTCGAGGCCGGCAGGCACACGCCGGTCGGGCGGCCTGGCACTCCGGACGAGGTGGCCGCGCTCATCGCCTTCCTCTGCTCGGACGAGGCGAGCTACGTGACGGGCCAGTCGATCGTGGTCGACGGCGGCAACGTGATCCAGGAGCCGCACGGGATCGACCTCTACGGCGACGCGTAG
- the narJ gene encoding nitrate reductase molybdenum cofactor assembly chaperone: MRRRRVASARIYQLSSLFLSYPDPELRGARGELAGAVRELPRTAAADALGRFCAWWENEDQLSLEQHYVETFDLHKRCGLYLTFYGEGDKRDRGPALLRLKRLYRAAGLPLEGAGELPDFLPVMLEFAAFAPDGKGEIVLREHRAAIELLRHGLHERGTPYAHVMDAVSLAVGEVSAADRARALKLAAAGPPQELVGLEPFTPPEIVHSGGEARR, from the coding sequence ATGCGACGCCGGCGGGTTGCGAGCGCACGGATCTATCAGCTCTCCTCGCTGTTTCTTTCGTATCCGGACCCGGAGCTGCGCGGCGCGCGCGGCGAGCTCGCGGGTGCCGTGCGTGAGCTGCCGCGCACGGCGGCGGCCGACGCGCTCGGGCGCTTCTGCGCTTGGTGGGAGAACGAGGACCAGCTCTCACTCGAACAGCACTACGTGGAGACCTTCGACCTGCACAAGCGCTGCGGCCTCTACCTGACCTTCTACGGAGAGGGCGACAAGCGCGACCGCGGCCCCGCGCTGCTCAGGCTCAAGCGCCTCTACCGCGCGGCGGGGCTGCCGCTCGAGGGCGCCGGCGAGCTTCCGGACTTCCTGCCGGTGATGCTCGAGTTCGCGGCATTCGCGCCCGACGGCAAGGGAGAGATCGTGCTGCGCGAGCACCGCGCCGCGATCGAGCTGCTGCGCCACGGCCTGCACGAACGCGGCACGCCGTACGCGCATGTGATGGACGCCGTGAGCCTGGCGGTGGGGGAGGTGTCCGCGGCCGACCGCGCGCGAGCGCTCAAGCTTGCCGCCGCCGGGCCGCCGCAGGAGCTCGTGGGGCTCGAGCCCTTCACTCCGCCGGAGATCGTCCACAGCGGCGGGGAGGCGCGGCGATGA
- a CDS encoding aminotransferase class III-fold pyridoxal phosphate-dependent enzyme, protein MSSVLEATPPRFSATDVARIAAELFGIEGTATNLGSERDQTFLVEGAADAGVMKISNLGEDPATLDLEAEAILHVARVDPGLPVARPRAVSQAEGAAAYRTTVEGEDGRHLVRLFERLQGHDGGPDLADDAVRDYGATHARLNLALRSFFHPAAGRELLWDLAHAARLRPLTGAIADGRRRGLVDSVLDRYEARVAPRWPRLRAQVVHGDLNLDNLLLDGAGRISGIVDFGDVSHTAQVGDFAIALASIIRGRPLDDVFRVARIAIDGYASRVPFEPEELEVLGDLVATRLAAIVVISAWRVARYPENAEYIQAWDHDSWRLLELIGEIGADRFSQELGAARPPVATDALARRRCHASGSLLTRLTYGEPVHVARGEGAWLFDGDGRRLLDAYNNVPVVGHCHPRVTEAVVRQTRTLNTHARYLYEPLVELSERLLATMPAEAGLDTVMLVNSGSEANEIAWRIATGVTGRGGAIVTRHAYHGVTAALAELSPEEWPDGYEPRHVARIAVDAGAGALGDAASGLADGLAATFIDAGLTSDGIHPPSRERLSELVQATHDAGGLFVADEVQVGYGRSGEHLWGFAALGAAPDFVTLGKPMGNGYPVAALITRRELVDQFAFARRVFSTFGGNPVAAQAALAVLDTVEDERLVAHAARVGELLRTRLQDLRERHPSIVEVRGLGLLLGVELDDPDRAGAVVDAMRAAGVLIGRTGPRNDVLKIRPPLVFGDEHAEILIGALDIALSE, encoded by the coding sequence GTGAGCTCCGTCCTCGAGGCCACGCCGCCGCGCTTCAGCGCGACTGACGTGGCGCGCATCGCCGCCGAGCTCTTCGGAATCGAGGGGACGGCGACCAACCTTGGCAGCGAGCGCGACCAGACGTTCCTCGTGGAGGGCGCCGCCGATGCGGGCGTGATGAAGATCTCCAACCTCGGCGAGGATCCCGCCACGCTCGACCTCGAGGCGGAGGCGATCCTGCACGTCGCGCGCGTGGATCCCGGCCTCCCGGTCGCGCGGCCACGTGCCGTCTCGCAGGCGGAAGGGGCCGCGGCGTACCGCACCACCGTGGAAGGTGAAGACGGAAGGCACCTCGTGCGCCTGTTCGAGCGCCTCCAGGGACACGACGGCGGGCCGGACCTGGCGGACGACGCCGTGCGCGACTACGGCGCGACGCACGCGCGGCTCAACCTCGCGCTCCGGAGCTTCTTCCACCCGGCCGCGGGCCGCGAGCTCCTGTGGGACCTCGCGCACGCGGCACGGCTGCGGCCGCTCACCGGCGCGATCGCCGACGGCCGGCGCCGCGGCCTCGTGGACTCGGTACTCGACCGTTACGAAGCGCGAGTCGCGCCGCGCTGGCCACGGCTGCGCGCGCAGGTGGTGCACGGCGACCTCAACCTCGACAACCTGCTGCTCGACGGCGCCGGGCGGATCTCCGGGATCGTGGACTTCGGAGACGTCTCCCACACCGCTCAGGTGGGCGACTTCGCGATCGCGCTCGCCTCGATCATCCGCGGGCGCCCGCTCGATGACGTGTTCCGCGTGGCTCGCATCGCGATCGACGGGTACGCGTCGCGCGTGCCCTTCGAGCCGGAGGAGCTCGAGGTGCTCGGCGACCTCGTGGCCACGCGGCTCGCGGCGATCGTGGTGATCAGCGCGTGGCGTGTTGCTCGCTATCCGGAGAACGCGGAGTACATCCAGGCCTGGGACCACGACTCGTGGCGGCTACTCGAGCTGATCGGCGAGATCGGAGCAGACCGCTTCTCCCAGGAGCTGGGGGCGGCGCGCCCGCCGGTGGCGACCGACGCTCTTGCGCGGCGCCGGTGCCACGCGTCCGGCTCGCTGCTCACCCGCCTCACCTACGGCGAGCCGGTCCACGTCGCGCGCGGTGAGGGGGCGTGGCTGTTCGACGGCGATGGCCGCCGCCTGCTCGACGCGTACAACAACGTGCCCGTGGTCGGCCACTGCCATCCGCGCGTGACCGAGGCGGTGGTGCGTCAGACGCGCACGCTCAACACGCATGCGCGCTACCTCTACGAGCCGCTCGTCGAGCTGAGCGAGCGGCTGCTCGCCACGATGCCGGCCGAGGCCGGGCTCGACACCGTGATGCTCGTGAACTCCGGCAGCGAGGCGAACGAGATCGCCTGGCGCATCGCCACCGGAGTGACCGGACGCGGCGGCGCGATCGTCACGCGCCACGCCTACCACGGCGTCACGGCGGCGCTCGCCGAGCTCTCCCCGGAGGAGTGGCCGGACGGCTACGAGCCGCGGCATGTGGCGCGCATCGCGGTGGACGCTGGCGCGGGCGCGCTGGGCGACGCGGCCTCGGGGCTCGCGGACGGGTTGGCCGCAACCTTCATCGACGCCGGACTCACGAGCGACGGCATCCACCCGCCCAGCCGCGAGCGGCTCTCCGAGCTGGTGCAGGCGACGCATGACGCCGGCGGTCTCTTCGTGGCGGACGAGGTCCAGGTGGGCTACGGCCGCTCCGGCGAGCACCTCTGGGGCTTCGCGGCCCTTGGCGCGGCGCCGGACTTCGTCACCCTCGGCAAGCCGATGGGCAACGGCTACCCGGTGGCCGCGCTGATCACGAGGCGCGAGCTGGTGGACCAGTTTGCGTTCGCGCGGCGGGTGTTCAGCACGTTCGGGGGCAACCCGGTTGCAGCACAGGCGGCGCTGGCGGTGCTCGACACGGTCGAGGACGAGCGGCTCGTGGCGCACGCGGCGCGGGTGGGGGAGTTGCTCCGCACACGGCTTCAGGACCTGCGTGAGCGGCACCCGTCGATCGTGGAAGTTCGGGGGCTCGGCCTGCTCCTGGGCGTCGAGCTCGACGATCCGGACCGGGCCGGAGCCGTGGTGGATGCCATGCGCGCGGCGGGCGTTCTGATCGGGCGCACCGGCCCGCGGAACGACGTGCTGAAGATCCGGCCGCCCCTCGTATTCGGGGATGAGCACGCGGAGATCCTCATCGGCGCGCTCGACATCGCTCTCTCCGAGTAA
- the narI gene encoding respiratory nitrate reductase subunit gamma, whose amino-acid sequence MSAGKVLLWIIIPYVAIAVFVVGHWWRYRRDQFAWTSRSTQLLDRSVLGWASPAFHYGALAAVGGHFLGLCVPQAWTDAIGITEHTYRWISAIAGGVAGAVSLIGFLGLVYRRATSDRVRRTTTRIDIFTYGLLTILIVLGCYLTFVYNLGTHAPYNYRDSISVWWRSIFYLNPKVGAISGAPIVYQVHAIIAWAFWAAFPFTRLVHAWSIPLQYIGRPYILYRRRFQPVR is encoded by the coding sequence ATGAGCGCGGGGAAGGTCCTGCTCTGGATCATCATCCCGTACGTGGCCATCGCGGTGTTCGTGGTGGGCCACTGGTGGCGCTACAGGCGCGACCAGTTCGCGTGGACGAGCCGCTCCACGCAGCTGCTCGACCGCAGCGTTCTGGGCTGGGCGAGCCCGGCGTTCCACTACGGCGCGCTGGCCGCCGTGGGCGGTCATTTCCTCGGACTGTGCGTGCCGCAGGCATGGACGGATGCGATCGGCATCACCGAGCACACCTATCGCTGGATCTCCGCGATAGCCGGCGGGGTCGCCGGCGCGGTGTCGCTGATCGGCTTCCTCGGCCTCGTCTACAGGCGGGCCACCAGCGACCGCGTGCGGCGCACCACCACGCGGATCGACATCTTCACCTACGGCCTGCTCACCATCCTCATCGTGCTCGGCTGCTACCTCACGTTCGTGTACAACCTGGGCACGCACGCGCCGTACAACTACCGCGACTCGATCTCGGTGTGGTGGCGCTCGATCTTCTACCTCAACCCCAAGGTCGGAGCCATCTCGGGAGCGCCGATCGTCTACCAGGTGCACGCGATCATCGCGTGGGCGTTCTGGGCCGCGTTCCCGTTCACGCGGCTCGTGCACGCGTGGAGCATCCCGCTGCAGTACATCGGCAGGCCGTACATCCTCTACCGCCGCCGCTTCCAACCCGTGCGGTGA
- a CDS encoding MFS transporter, protein MDQERSRSNPVALGLALSAFTVCFFAWSMFGPLGPTLQDRLGLSDFQLAFVVAIPVVLGSVMRIPLGILTDRFGGRLVFTALMAYSVIPLVLLALLHKSFAQVVVLGFLLGVTGASFAVGVPFVNRWYSAERQGFALGVYGMGMGGTVIAALTAPKIAKHWSLATPFWIAAALMAAMTVVFWLFARDAPRPESAGPRARISFTAPLEVFRRSPRAWALTLFYFLSFGGFVAMFLYLPKLLTGVHHLSKTDAGYRAAGFALLAVVARPVGGWLSDRIGAERVLRTCFVATAALAVVLALTYRHMVPLTIACLTIAVALGLGTGAVFRLVAAWYPQEVGAVTGVVGAAGGLGGFFPPLVMALVKSITGSYVLGFILLAAVAVICLLVLVRLEPRRPLPQTQLAAPGATN, encoded by the coding sequence ATGGACCAGGAAAGAAGCCGCTCGAATCCCGTAGCCCTCGGCCTGGCGCTGAGCGCGTTCACCGTCTGCTTCTTCGCCTGGAGCATGTTCGGGCCGCTCGGCCCCACGCTCCAGGATCGCCTCGGGCTGTCCGACTTCCAGCTCGCGTTCGTGGTGGCCATCCCTGTCGTGCTCGGCTCTGTGATGCGGATCCCGCTCGGCATCCTCACCGACCGCTTCGGCGGACGGCTTGTGTTCACTGCGCTGATGGCCTACAGCGTGATCCCGCTCGTGCTGCTCGCGCTGCTCCACAAGTCCTTCGCGCAGGTGGTGGTGCTGGGCTTCCTGCTCGGAGTGACCGGAGCGTCGTTCGCCGTCGGTGTGCCGTTCGTCAACCGCTGGTACAGCGCGGAGCGTCAGGGGTTTGCGCTCGGGGTCTACGGGATGGGCATGGGCGGGACCGTGATCGCGGCGCTCACCGCGCCGAAGATCGCAAAGCACTGGAGCCTCGCGACGCCGTTCTGGATCGCGGCGGCGCTGATGGCAGCCATGACGGTCGTGTTCTGGCTGTTCGCGCGTGACGCTCCGCGCCCCGAAAGCGCGGGCCCGCGCGCCCGGATCTCGTTCACCGCGCCGCTCGAGGTCTTCAGGCGCAGCCCGCGCGCCTGGGCGCTCACGCTCTTCTACTTCCTCTCCTTCGGCGGCTTCGTGGCGATGTTCCTGTACCTGCCGAAGTTGCTCACCGGAGTGCACCACCTGTCGAAGACGGACGCCGGCTATCGCGCCGCGGGCTTCGCGCTGCTTGCGGTGGTGGCACGGCCGGTGGGCGGCTGGCTGTCCGACCGGATCGGCGCGGAGCGCGTGCTGCGCACCTGCTTCGTGGCCACCGCCGCGCTCGCCGTGGTCCTGGCGCTGACCTACAGGCACATGGTGCCGCTCACGATCGCGTGCCTGACCATCGCCGTGGCGCTCGGCCTGGGCACGGGCGCGGTGTTCCGGCTGGTGGCCGCCTGGTACCCGCAGGAGGTGGGGGCCGTGACCGGCGTGGTGGGCGCGGCGGGGGGCCTCGGCGGCTTCTTCCCGCCGCTCGTGATGGCACTCGTGAAGAGCATCACCGGGAGCTACGTGCTCGGGTTCATCCTGCTCGCGGCGGTGGCCGTGATCTGCCTGCTCGTGCTCGTGCGACTCGAGCCACGCCGCCCGCTGCCGCAGACGCAGCTCGCCGCGCCGGGCGCCACGAATTAG